A genome region from Arachis duranensis cultivar V14167 chromosome 6, aradu.V14167.gnm2.J7QH, whole genome shotgun sequence includes the following:
- the LOC107494296 gene encoding GDSL esterase/lipase At3g26430: MMNIIKAMSKLIQTPFITLCLFFVCLSQCSIAYSLGSTNSKSLHHCNFPAIFNFGDSNSDTGGLSAAFGQAGPPSGMTYFHHPAGRYSDGRLIVDFIAKKVGVEYLSAYLDSVGSNFSRGANFATAGSTIRPQNTTLRQAGGFSPFSLDVQFTQFNDFHRRSQLFRNKGGVYETMLPRAEYFSQALYTFDIGQNDLAAGYFHNMTIDQVRAYVPDVLAQFKTIVKYVYGQGGRSFWIHNTGPVGCLPYIMDLPHARDAPLDKAGCKIPYNEVAKFFNRGLKETVSQLRKELHSAAITYVDVYSVKYHLISQATKHGFEEPLRACCGHGGKYNYNLHVGCGGKVKIKGKEVMIAKPCKNPAVRISWDGVHYTEAANKWIFDKIVDGSFSDPPIPLNMACHKNL, from the exons ATGATGAACATAATAAAGGCAATGAGCAAGTTGATACAAACTCCTTTTATTACGCTTTGTCTTTTTTTTGTGTGTCTGTCACAATGTTCCATTGCATATTCATTAGGTTCTACTAATTCAAAATCATTGCATCATTGCAATTTCCCGGCCATATTCAACTTTGGCGACTCAAACTCCGACACCGGAGGCCTTTCAGCTGCATTTGGACAAGCTGGGCCTCCCAGTGGCATGACCTACTTCCATCACCCGGCCGGTCGCTATTCCGACGGCCGGCTCATCGTGGATTTCATAG CAAAGAAGGTAGGGGTGGAGTATTTGAGTGCATACCTAGATTCAGTTGGGTCAAATTTCAGCCGTGGAGCAAACTTTGCAACAGCAGGATCCACAATTAGACCTCAGAACACAACTCTTCGTCAGGCTGGTGGTTTCAGCCCTTTCTCCTTGGATGTTCAGTTCACTCAGTTCAATGATTTTCATCGCAGGTCACAACTCTTTCGCAATAAAG GTGGAGTATACGAAACAATGTTACCAAGAGCAGAGTATTTTTCTCAGGCACTATACACATTTGATATTGGTCAGAATGACTTGGCTGCTGGTTACTTCCACAACATGACCATTGATCAAGTTAGAGCATATGTTCCTGATGTCTTGGCTCAATTCAAGACCATTGTCAAG TATGTATATGGTCAAGGAGGAAGATCATTCTGGATTCACAACACAGGTCCCGTTGGTTGTTTGCCATACATTATGGATCTTCCTCATGCAAGAGATGCTCCATTGGACAAAGCAGGTTGCAAAATCCCTTACAATGAAGTGGCTAAGTTCTTCAACCGTGGCTTAAAAGAAACTGTGTCTCAACTCAGAAAAGAACTTCACTCTGCTGCCATAACCTATGTTGATGTTTACTCAGTCAAATACCACCTCATTAGTCAAGCAACCAAACATG GTTTTGAGGAGCCATTGAGAGCCTGTTGTGGGCATGGTGGGAAATACAACTACAATTTGCATGTTGGATGTGGAGGGAAGGTGAAGATCAAGGGCAAAGAGGTCATGATTGCGAAACCATGCAAGAATCCAGCGGTTAGGATTAGTTGGGATGGTGTTCACTACACCGAGGCTGCTAACAAGTGGATCTTTGATAAGATTGTAGATGGTTCCTTTTCTGATCCACCTATTCCTTTGAACATGGCTTGTCACAAGAACTTGTAA
- the LOC107494297 gene encoding LOW QUALITY PROTEIN: uncharacterized protein LOC107494297 (The sequence of the model RefSeq protein was modified relative to this genomic sequence to represent the inferred CDS: substituted 1 base at 1 genomic stop codon) — protein MESLSSSPSLSVWDSIIVLLVRPVLAIAFVIVLXSITGWFVAWKLVLVHVPLVQEIFGLKKKTVRSKPPTGRLSKIYSSLNNPQNSTSTST, from the exons ATGGAATCTTTGTCATCTTCGCCATCGCTGTCTGTCTGGGACTCGATCATCGTCCTCCTTGTACGACCCGTGCTAGCCATAGCCTTCGTTAT CGTGTTATAATCAATAACAGGGTGGTTTGTGGCATGGAAACTAGTGCTGGTTCATGTGCCACTGGTGCAAGAAATCTTCGGCCTTAAGAAGAAAACTGTTAGATCCAAGCCTCCAACTGGTCGCCTCTCCAAAATTTACAGCTCCCTTAATAATCCCCAAAATTCAACTTCCACTTCCACATAG
- the LOC107494295 gene encoding probable ADP-ribosylation factor GTPase-activating protein AGD14 isoform X1, translated as MATRKEEERNEKIIRGLMKLPPNRKCINCNSLGPQYVCTNFWTFVCMTCSGIHREFTHRVKSVSMAKFTSQEVDSLQNAGNQRAREIYLKNWDFQRQRLPDSSNVDKIREFIRHVYVDRRYAATKSSDKPPRDMQNPRINEDDTRRASSYHSYSQSPPYDYQYEDRRYGKQAAALTRKPGSDKVRYEGKMSSIIYSPGRFSDHAYEDRFANEGSGPRISDFSVSSGGEQFKSEVQSPNFHKDIGFHSPPYRHSGHHSSEDVWAFARNTSLETNAKRDMEGIRLPQRTASLGSMDSNLSSFRSHNSGGLVDFFSEPVQAFEPLQTKVSCVPQPPGPAGSTSSDISNTPVAAEPSIDLFQLPGAPSQSTSVDLFQSAVLSAVPYSNESQPTQTSQPSSVDFFADLSQQPSTATSDEKSLELSAPKNEGWATFDMPQYTASTAKVETPAVLPSVADTLQDRFDPFLNLNGNMQWPSFETSGVSVPSSVTSNVWHDGAWNGEEQVSVTATSTQSEQPWSAFEDSVTPASADGLNQGLQLQNLPSTDDQCLDLRASEGCNEGGMQGIAPIGGFDDHEISSNFSGGSAYPPSAIPPMGESQPNGNSHKSTNPFDFLDDADVSDVEHSNMFLDLSSLQAALPDAQLQPTFHSGIAEPWLPQNSVNSYISSAGQGGGLTFLAAQPPSSQISNIQTQEPVASFGGNPFA; from the exons ATGGCgacaagaaaggaagaagagaggaacgAGAAAATCATCAGAGGTCTTATGAAGCTTCCGCCCAATCGAAAATGCATCAACTGTAACAGTCTG GGCCCGCAATATGTTTGTACCAACTTTTGGACCTTCGTTTGCATGACTTGCAGTGGAATCCA TCGTGAGTTTACCCATCGTGTGAAGTCTGTATCTATGGCAAAGTTCACATCACAGGAAGTTGATTCTCTTCAGAATGCGGGTAACCAG CGTGCACGggaaatatatttgaaaaattggGACTTCCAGAGGCAACGGCTGCCAGATAGCAG CAATGTCGATAAAATAAGGGAGTTTATAAGGCACGTATACGTCGATCGAAGATATGCTGCAACCAAATCTTCTGACAAGCCTCCAAGAGATATGCAG AACCCTAGAATCAATGAAGATGATACACGGCGTGCTAGTTCTTATCACTCCTATTCACAAAGCCCTCCATATGATTACCAATATGAAGATCGACGGTATGGGAAACAAGCAGCTGCATTGACCAGGAAGCCTGGTTCAGATAAAGTTCGCTATGAAGGAAAGATGAGTAGTATTATCTATAGTCCTGGACGCTTCAGTGATCATGCCTATGAGGATAGATTTGCCAATGAGGGATCTGGTCCGAGAATTTCTGACTTTTCTGTGTCCAGTGGGGGTGAGCAATTCAAATCTGAGGTTCAGTCTCCCAACTTTCATAAGGATATTGGATTTCATAGTCCACCCTATCGGCATTCAGGTCACCATTCAAGTGAAGATGTCTGGGCTTTTGCAAGGAATACATCTCTGGAAACTAATGCTAAGAGAGATATGGAAGGAATTCGGCTTCCGCAG AGGACTGCTTCACTGGGATCAATGGACAGCAACCTGTCATCTTTCAGATCTCACAATTCTGGTGGTTTAGTTGATTTTTTCTCTGAACCTGTCCAAGCTTTTGAACCGCTACAGACTAAAGTTTCTTGTGTTCCCCAACCACCTGGTCCAGCAGGTTCTACTAGCTCTGATATTTCCAACACACCTGTTGCAGCAGAACCATCCATTGATCTTTTTCAGTTGCCAGGAGCACCCTCTCAGTCTACATCAGTGGATCTGTTTCAATCAGCTGTTTTGTCTGCAGTTCCATATTCCAATGAGAGTCAACCAACACAAACTTCCCAACCTTCATCAGTTGACTTTTTTGCAGACCTTTCTCAGCAGCCATCAACTGCAACCTCAGATGAAAAGTCATTGGAGTTATCTGCCCCTAAAAATGAAGGTTGGGCAACATTTGATATGCCTCAGTACACAGCATCTACTGCAAAAGTTGAAACTCCAGCAGTACTGCCATCAGTTGCTGACACATTGCAGGACAGATTTGATCCATTCTTGAACTTGAATGGAAATATGCAATGGCCTTCATTTGAAACTTCTGGTGTTAGTGTTCCTTCTTCAGTTACATCTAATGTATGGCATGATGGTGCATGGAATGGAGAAGAACAAGTTTCTGTGACAGCAACAAGCACTCAA TCTGAACAGCCTTGGAGTGCATTTGAAGATTCTGTTACCCCGGCTTCTGCAGATGGCCTTAATCAGGGATTACAACTGCAAAATCTTCCATCAACTGATGATCAATGTTTAGATTTAAGAGCTTCTGAG GGGTGCAATGAAGGTGGGATGCAAGGCATTGCCCCTATTGGCGGGTTTGATGATCATGAAATCTCATCAAATTTTAGTGGTGGCTCAGCATATCCTCCCTCTGCAATTCCCCCTATG GGAGAGAGTCAACCTAATGGAAACAGTCATAAATCAACTAATCCATTTGATTTTCTTGATGATGCTGATGTATCAGATGTAGAGCACAGTAATATG TTTCTTGATCTTAGCTCATTGCAAGCTGCTCTGCCCGATGCACAGTTACAACCTACTTTCCATAGTGGTATTGCCGAACCATGGCTTCCTCAAAATTCAGTTAACTCCTACATCTCCTCTGCTGGACAAG GTGGTGGTTTGACATTCTTGGCTGCTCAACCACCAAGTTCTCAAATATC GAATATCCAGACGCAGGAACCGGTTGCATCTTTTGGGGGAAATCCTTTTGCATAA
- the LOC107494295 gene encoding probable ADP-ribosylation factor GTPase-activating protein AGD14 isoform X3 has product MATRKEEERNEKIIRGLMKLPPNRKCINCNSLGPQYVCTNFWTFVCMTCSGIHREFTHRVKSVSMAKFTSQEVDSLQNAGNQRAREIYLKNWDFQRQRLPDSSNVDKIREFIRHVYVDRRYAATKSSDKPPRDMQNPRINEDDTRRASSYHSYSQSPPYDYQYEDRRYGKQAAALTRKPGSDKVRYEGKMSSIIYSPGRFSDHAYEDRFANEGSGPRISDFSVSSGGHHSSEDVWAFARNTSLETNAKRDMEGIRLPQRTASLGSMDSNLSSFRSHNSGGLVDFFSEPVQAFEPLQTKVSCVPQPPGPAGSTSSDISNTPVAAEPSIDLFQLPGAPSQSTSVDLFQSAVLSAVPYSNESQPTQTSQPSSVDFFADLSQQPSTATSDEKSLELSAPKNEGWATFDMPQYTASTAKVETPAVLPSVADTLQDRFDPFLNLNGNMQWPSFETSGVSVPSSVTSNVWHDGAWNGEEQVSVTATSTQSEQPWSAFEDSVTPASADGLNQGLQLQNLPSTDDQCLDLRASEGCNEGGMQGIAPIGGFDDHEISSNFSGGSAYPPSAIPPMGESQPNGNSHKSTNPFDFLDDADVSDVEHSNMFLDLSSLQAALPDAQLQPTFHSGIAEPWLPQNSVNSYISSAGQGGGLTFLAAQPPSSQISNIQTQEPVASFGGNPFA; this is encoded by the exons ATGGCgacaagaaaggaagaagagaggaacgAGAAAATCATCAGAGGTCTTATGAAGCTTCCGCCCAATCGAAAATGCATCAACTGTAACAGTCTG GGCCCGCAATATGTTTGTACCAACTTTTGGACCTTCGTTTGCATGACTTGCAGTGGAATCCA TCGTGAGTTTACCCATCGTGTGAAGTCTGTATCTATGGCAAAGTTCACATCACAGGAAGTTGATTCTCTTCAGAATGCGGGTAACCAG CGTGCACGggaaatatatttgaaaaattggGACTTCCAGAGGCAACGGCTGCCAGATAGCAG CAATGTCGATAAAATAAGGGAGTTTATAAGGCACGTATACGTCGATCGAAGATATGCTGCAACCAAATCTTCTGACAAGCCTCCAAGAGATATGCAG AACCCTAGAATCAATGAAGATGATACACGGCGTGCTAGTTCTTATCACTCCTATTCACAAAGCCCTCCATATGATTACCAATATGAAGATCGACGGTATGGGAAACAAGCAGCTGCATTGACCAGGAAGCCTGGTTCAGATAAAGTTCGCTATGAAGGAAAGATGAGTAGTATTATCTATAGTCCTGGACGCTTCAGTGATCATGCCTATGAGGATAGATTTGCCAATGAGGGATCTGGTCCGAGAATTTCTGACTTTTCTGTGTCCAGTGGGG GTCACCATTCAAGTGAAGATGTCTGGGCTTTTGCAAGGAATACATCTCTGGAAACTAATGCTAAGAGAGATATGGAAGGAATTCGGCTTCCGCAG AGGACTGCTTCACTGGGATCAATGGACAGCAACCTGTCATCTTTCAGATCTCACAATTCTGGTGGTTTAGTTGATTTTTTCTCTGAACCTGTCCAAGCTTTTGAACCGCTACAGACTAAAGTTTCTTGTGTTCCCCAACCACCTGGTCCAGCAGGTTCTACTAGCTCTGATATTTCCAACACACCTGTTGCAGCAGAACCATCCATTGATCTTTTTCAGTTGCCAGGAGCACCCTCTCAGTCTACATCAGTGGATCTGTTTCAATCAGCTGTTTTGTCTGCAGTTCCATATTCCAATGAGAGTCAACCAACACAAACTTCCCAACCTTCATCAGTTGACTTTTTTGCAGACCTTTCTCAGCAGCCATCAACTGCAACCTCAGATGAAAAGTCATTGGAGTTATCTGCCCCTAAAAATGAAGGTTGGGCAACATTTGATATGCCTCAGTACACAGCATCTACTGCAAAAGTTGAAACTCCAGCAGTACTGCCATCAGTTGCTGACACATTGCAGGACAGATTTGATCCATTCTTGAACTTGAATGGAAATATGCAATGGCCTTCATTTGAAACTTCTGGTGTTAGTGTTCCTTCTTCAGTTACATCTAATGTATGGCATGATGGTGCATGGAATGGAGAAGAACAAGTTTCTGTGACAGCAACAAGCACTCAA TCTGAACAGCCTTGGAGTGCATTTGAAGATTCTGTTACCCCGGCTTCTGCAGATGGCCTTAATCAGGGATTACAACTGCAAAATCTTCCATCAACTGATGATCAATGTTTAGATTTAAGAGCTTCTGAG GGGTGCAATGAAGGTGGGATGCAAGGCATTGCCCCTATTGGCGGGTTTGATGATCATGAAATCTCATCAAATTTTAGTGGTGGCTCAGCATATCCTCCCTCTGCAATTCCCCCTATG GGAGAGAGTCAACCTAATGGAAACAGTCATAAATCAACTAATCCATTTGATTTTCTTGATGATGCTGATGTATCAGATGTAGAGCACAGTAATATG TTTCTTGATCTTAGCTCATTGCAAGCTGCTCTGCCCGATGCACAGTTACAACCTACTTTCCATAGTGGTATTGCCGAACCATGGCTTCCTCAAAATTCAGTTAACTCCTACATCTCCTCTGCTGGACAAG GTGGTGGTTTGACATTCTTGGCTGCTCAACCACCAAGTTCTCAAATATC GAATATCCAGACGCAGGAACCGGTTGCATCTTTTGGGGGAAATCCTTTTGCATAA
- the LOC107494295 gene encoding probable ADP-ribosylation factor GTPase-activating protein AGD14 isoform X2: protein MATRKEEERNEKIIRGLMKLPPNRKCINCNSLGPQYVCTNFWTFVCMTCSGIHREFTHRVKSVSMAKFTSQEVDSLQNAGNQRAREIYLKNWDFQRQRLPDSSNVDKIREFIRHVYVDRRYAATKSSDKPPRDMQNPRINEDDTRRASSYHSYSQSPPYDYQYEDRRYGKQAAALTRKPGSDKVRYEGKMSSIIYSPGRFSDHAYEDRFANEGSGPRISDFSVSSGGEQFKSEVQSPNFHKDIGFHSPPYRHSGHHSSEDVWAFARNTSLETNAKRDMEGIRLPQRTASLGSMDSNLSSFRSHNSGGLVDFFSEPVQAFEPLQTKVSCVPQPPGPAGSTSSDISNTPVAAEPSIDLFQLPGAPSQSTSVDLFQSAVLSAVPYSNESQPTQTSQPSSVDFFADLSQQPSTATSDEKSLELSAPKNEGWATFDMPQYTASTAKVETPAVLPSVADTLQDRFDPFLNLNGNMQWPSFETSGVSVPSSVTSNVWHDGAWNGEEQVSVTATSTQPWSAFEDSVTPASADGLNQGLQLQNLPSTDDQCLDLRASEGCNEGGMQGIAPIGGFDDHEISSNFSGGSAYPPSAIPPMGESQPNGNSHKSTNPFDFLDDADVSDVEHSNMFLDLSSLQAALPDAQLQPTFHSGIAEPWLPQNSVNSYISSAGQGGGLTFLAAQPPSSQISNIQTQEPVASFGGNPFA, encoded by the exons ATGGCgacaagaaaggaagaagagaggaacgAGAAAATCATCAGAGGTCTTATGAAGCTTCCGCCCAATCGAAAATGCATCAACTGTAACAGTCTG GGCCCGCAATATGTTTGTACCAACTTTTGGACCTTCGTTTGCATGACTTGCAGTGGAATCCA TCGTGAGTTTACCCATCGTGTGAAGTCTGTATCTATGGCAAAGTTCACATCACAGGAAGTTGATTCTCTTCAGAATGCGGGTAACCAG CGTGCACGggaaatatatttgaaaaattggGACTTCCAGAGGCAACGGCTGCCAGATAGCAG CAATGTCGATAAAATAAGGGAGTTTATAAGGCACGTATACGTCGATCGAAGATATGCTGCAACCAAATCTTCTGACAAGCCTCCAAGAGATATGCAG AACCCTAGAATCAATGAAGATGATACACGGCGTGCTAGTTCTTATCACTCCTATTCACAAAGCCCTCCATATGATTACCAATATGAAGATCGACGGTATGGGAAACAAGCAGCTGCATTGACCAGGAAGCCTGGTTCAGATAAAGTTCGCTATGAAGGAAAGATGAGTAGTATTATCTATAGTCCTGGACGCTTCAGTGATCATGCCTATGAGGATAGATTTGCCAATGAGGGATCTGGTCCGAGAATTTCTGACTTTTCTGTGTCCAGTGGGGGTGAGCAATTCAAATCTGAGGTTCAGTCTCCCAACTTTCATAAGGATATTGGATTTCATAGTCCACCCTATCGGCATTCAGGTCACCATTCAAGTGAAGATGTCTGGGCTTTTGCAAGGAATACATCTCTGGAAACTAATGCTAAGAGAGATATGGAAGGAATTCGGCTTCCGCAG AGGACTGCTTCACTGGGATCAATGGACAGCAACCTGTCATCTTTCAGATCTCACAATTCTGGTGGTTTAGTTGATTTTTTCTCTGAACCTGTCCAAGCTTTTGAACCGCTACAGACTAAAGTTTCTTGTGTTCCCCAACCACCTGGTCCAGCAGGTTCTACTAGCTCTGATATTTCCAACACACCTGTTGCAGCAGAACCATCCATTGATCTTTTTCAGTTGCCAGGAGCACCCTCTCAGTCTACATCAGTGGATCTGTTTCAATCAGCTGTTTTGTCTGCAGTTCCATATTCCAATGAGAGTCAACCAACACAAACTTCCCAACCTTCATCAGTTGACTTTTTTGCAGACCTTTCTCAGCAGCCATCAACTGCAACCTCAGATGAAAAGTCATTGGAGTTATCTGCCCCTAAAAATGAAGGTTGGGCAACATTTGATATGCCTCAGTACACAGCATCTACTGCAAAAGTTGAAACTCCAGCAGTACTGCCATCAGTTGCTGACACATTGCAGGACAGATTTGATCCATTCTTGAACTTGAATGGAAATATGCAATGGCCTTCATTTGAAACTTCTGGTGTTAGTGTTCCTTCTTCAGTTACATCTAATGTATGGCATGATGGTGCATGGAATGGAGAAGAACAAGTTTCTGTGACAGCAACAAGCACTCAA CCTTGGAGTGCATTTGAAGATTCTGTTACCCCGGCTTCTGCAGATGGCCTTAATCAGGGATTACAACTGCAAAATCTTCCATCAACTGATGATCAATGTTTAGATTTAAGAGCTTCTGAG GGGTGCAATGAAGGTGGGATGCAAGGCATTGCCCCTATTGGCGGGTTTGATGATCATGAAATCTCATCAAATTTTAGTGGTGGCTCAGCATATCCTCCCTCTGCAATTCCCCCTATG GGAGAGAGTCAACCTAATGGAAACAGTCATAAATCAACTAATCCATTTGATTTTCTTGATGATGCTGATGTATCAGATGTAGAGCACAGTAATATG TTTCTTGATCTTAGCTCATTGCAAGCTGCTCTGCCCGATGCACAGTTACAACCTACTTTCCATAGTGGTATTGCCGAACCATGGCTTCCTCAAAATTCAGTTAACTCCTACATCTCCTCTGCTGGACAAG GTGGTGGTTTGACATTCTTGGCTGCTCAACCACCAAGTTCTCAAATATC GAATATCCAGACGCAGGAACCGGTTGCATCTTTTGGGGGAAATCCTTTTGCATAA